A genomic stretch from Onychostoma macrolepis isolate SWU-2019 chromosome 02, ASM1243209v1, whole genome shotgun sequence includes:
- the si:ch211-106h4.12 gene encoding uncharacterized protein si:ch211-106h4.12, translating into MKCTWTAESSRMRSSVQLGLLCLSLLISSLHGEEEEDKSMEYPLHFDEPELHQFEMYRVRRQTVSTEKENPVKTVAVVQPSENRKTKRKRPRPGGLTPLGDSADPTIHIYHRTKRQEKSRNNKRKKRPGSQSLLASIGVLPRPQQTAKVKRDAE; encoded by the exons ATGAAGTGCACTTGGACTGCAGAAAGCAGCAGGATGAGGAGTAGCGTGCAGCTAGGGCTGCTGTGTCTCAGCCTGCTCATCTCCAGTCTTcatggagaagaagaagaagacaaGAGCATGGAATATCCATTGCATTTTGATGAGCCAGAGCTTCATCAGTTTGAG ATGTACAGAGTACGACGACAGACAGTCTCCACAGAGAAGGAAAATCCAGTAAAGACTGTAGCTGTTGTGCAACCAAGT GAGAACAGGAAGACTAAGAGAAAACGGCCTCGTCCAGGAGGTCTCACTCCTTTAGGAGACAGTGCAGATCCAACG ATACACATCTATCACCGCACCAAGAGACAAGAAAAAAGCAGGAATAACAAACGGAAAAAGCGTCCCGGAAGTCAGAGCCTTTTAGCAAGCATTGGAGTTTTACCG CGGCCTCAGCAGACTGCCAAAGTCAAGAGGGATGCCGAATGA
- the ackr4a gene encoding atypical chemokine receptor 4: METSEEHYYDYPEYENNSSNFSYNDYQTICEKGDVRAFARIFLPAVFVLSLVIGLAGNALVVAVYAYCKQLKTLTDTFILHLAVADLLLLLTLPFWAADAIHGWELGVTVCKLVSALYTINFTCSMMLLAHISMDQYLALTPGARSTGVTCAFQKKHCKKLCLVVWTIAFFLGVPDLVFSTVRELPHKKSCIAMYPSDMALKAKASLEVVEVVIGFLLPLLVMLFCYTCVGRALLKLPQERRWRKWRSIRVLLVMVGVFVVTQLPYNVVKFCRAMDIMYTFVTHCGVSKELDRATQVTESLALTHCCLNPVLYTFVGSSFRQYVLKCAKDFGDRGRRLARAREQQEVDISLNSHSQSQETSTFSI, encoded by the coding sequence ATGGAGACCTCAGAAGAACACTATTACGACTACCCTGAGTACGAAAACAACAGCTCCAACTTCAGCTACAATGACTATCAAACCATCTGTGAGAAGGGCGACGTGCGCGCCTTCGCGAGGATCTTCCTCCCAGCTGTTTTTGTGTTATCTCTAGTGATTGGTTTAGCAGGCAACGCTCTGGTTGTGGCGGTGTATGCATACTGCAAGCAACTGAAAACTTTGACTGACACATTTATACTTCACCTGGCTGTGGCAGACCTGTTGCTGCTCCTAACGTTGCCCTTCTGGGCTGCCGATGCCATCCACGGCTGGGAACTGGGGGTCACCGTCTGTAAACTCGTATCTGCCCTCTACACCATCAACTTCACCTGCAGCATGATGCTGCTGGCCCACATCAGCATGGATCAGTACTTGGCTTTGACGCCAGGAGCCAGAAGCACAGGCGTTACGTGTGCTTTTCAAAAGAAGCATTGTAAAAAACTCTGTTTGGTGGTCTGGACCATTGCTTTTTTCCTTGGCGTCCCTGATTTGGTGTTTTCAACTGTCAGAGAGCTTCCTCATAAAAAAAGCTGCATCGCAATGTATCCATCGGACATGGCTCTCAAGGCTAAAGCTAGTTTGGAAGTGGTGGAGGTCGTAATAGGCTTCTTGCTACCTTTATTAGTGATGTTGTTCTGCTACACCTGTGTAGGCCGAGCCCTACTGAAGCTGCCTCAGGAAAGGAGATGGAGGAAGTGGAGGTCCATCCGTGTACTGCTGGTGATGGTGGGAGTCTTTGTGGTCACACAGCTGCCCTACAACGTGGTCAAGTTCTGCAGGGCCATGGACATCATGTACACGTTTGTGACTCACTGTGGGGTTAGTAAAGAGCTGGACAGGGCTACTCAGGTCACTGAGAGCCTGGCACTGACACACTGCTGTCTAAATCCTGTTCTGTACACTTTTGTCGGTTCCTCCTTCAGACAGTATGTATTGAAGTGTGCCAAAGACTTTGGAGACAGGGGGAGGAGGTTGGCACGTGCGAGAGAGCAACAAGAAGTGGATATCTCCTTGAATTCTCATTCACAGTCCCAAGAGACCAGCACTTTTTCCATTTGA
- the e2f5 gene encoding transcription factor E2F5 has protein sequence MAESNSASFPHTTPNGSSRHEKSLGLLTVKFVTLLQEAKDGVLDLKVAADSLAVKQKRRIYDITNVLEGIGLIEKKTKNTIQWKGESSGCQPQEVLEQVELLKANIADLEIQERELDMQKACLQQGIKHLNEDPSSCRYSYVTHEDICDAFSGDTLLAVMAPSGTQLEVPVPEMGHNGQKKYQVNLRSHSAPIQVMLINRETSCSKPVVVPVPPVDDISAMPTPPSTPAGLQRFPISSAELCDLKLKGPAAEHQLTPSSTSPDMHMECNSESPVSQCLLMQGSLGGPEEQQREMGGQDLQSMLEEMRDEREGVSNLIDELMSSDVFPLLRLSPNPGVDYNFNLDDNEGVCDLFDVQILNY, from the exons ATGGCTGAGTCGAACAGCGCGAGTTTTCCTCACACGACACCGAACGGGTCCAGTCGCCATGAGAAGAGTTTGGGTCTCCTCACAGTCAAGTTCGTTACTCTGCTTCAAGAGGCCAAAGATGGAGTGCTCGATCTCAAAGTG GCTGCAGACAGTTTGGCAGTCAAACAGAAGAGGAGAATCTACGATATCACCAATGTTCTGGAAGGCATTGGGCTCATTGAAAAGAAGACCAAAAACACCATTCAGTGGAA AGGGGAAAGTTCAGGCTGCCAGCCTCAGGAAGTTCTTGAGCAGGTAGAACTTCTCAAGGCCAATATTGCAGATCTGGAGATTCAAGAGCGAGAACTGGACATGCAGAAAGCGTGTCTGCAACAAGGCATCAAACACCTAAATGAAGACCCCTCCAGCTGCAGATA CAGCTACGTGACACATGAGGACATATGTGATGCGTTCAGTGGGGATACTCTTTTAGCTGTCATGGCACCATCAGGAACACAACTGGAGGTCCCAGTGCCTGAGATG GGCCACAATGGTCAGAAAAAGTACCAAGTGAACTTGCGAAGTCACTCAGCTCCCATCCAGGTGATGCTGATAAACAGAGAGACGAGCTGCTCCAAGCCTGTTGTTGTCCCCGTCCCACCTGTAGATGACATTTCTGCCATGCCGACTCCTCCTAGTACTCCAGCAGGGCTGCAGAGGTTCCCCATCTCTTCAGCAGAGCTCTGTGACCTAAAGCTCAAAGGCCCCGCTGCAGAGCACCAACTCACACCGTCCTCCACGTCTCCGGACATGCACATGG agtgcAACTCTGAGTCCCCTGTTAGTCAGTGTTTGTTGATGCAGGGGTCTCTAGGTGGTCCTGAAGAACAGCAGAGGGAGATGGGGGGTCAGGATCTGCAGTCCATGCTGGAAGAAATGAGAGATGAGAGAGAAG GTGTTTCTAACCTTATTGATGAATTGATGTCTTCAGATG tTTTCCCCCTGTTAAGACTTTCACCCAACCCTGGTGTGGATTACAATTTCAACCTTGATGACAACGAGGGAGTCTGTGACCTTTTTGATGTGCAGATTCTTAATTATTAA